In Lentibacillus amyloliquefaciens, one DNA window encodes the following:
- a CDS encoding SOS response-associated peptidase: MCGRYTLLADEVEILEEFGIEQSIDDYQLSYNIAPGQNVLAIIHDGKAKRAGYLRWGLVPSWANDEKIGYKMINARSETAHEKPSFKRLMSRKRCLIVADSFYEWRRDGNEKQPKRIRLENRGLFAFAGLWDKWEQDGKKLFTCTILTKEANGFMQDIHHRMPIILPKDKQDAWLEAGEQSPEEAHHFLRSLEIENLRAYDVASYVNSAKNNDEDCIAPLAQN, encoded by the coding sequence ATGTGCGGACGTTATACATTGCTTGCTGATGAAGTTGAAATTCTCGAGGAATTCGGCATTGAACAGTCAATCGACGATTATCAGTTAAGCTACAATATTGCTCCTGGACAAAATGTGCTTGCCATTATCCATGATGGAAAGGCAAAACGTGCAGGCTACTTGCGCTGGGGGCTTGTGCCTTCATGGGCGAATGATGAAAAAATCGGTTATAAGATGATTAACGCTCGAAGCGAAACGGCCCATGAAAAGCCAAGCTTCAAAAGACTGATGTCCCGTAAACGGTGTCTGATTGTTGCAGACAGTTTTTACGAATGGAGGCGTGATGGCAATGAAAAACAGCCGAAACGGATCCGGCTTGAGAACCGGGGGTTGTTTGCTTTTGCCGGGTTGTGGGATAAATGGGAACAGGACGGTAAGAAACTTTTCACTTGTACCATTCTGACAAAAGAGGCGAACGGTTTCATGCAGGATATCCATCACCGGATGCCGATCATTTTGCCAAAAGACAAGCAAGATGCCTGGCTAGAGGCAGGCGAGCAATCACCGGAAGAGGCACATCATTTTCTGAGGTCATTAGAAATTGAGAATCTGCGGGCATATGACGTGGCAAGCTACGTCAATTCAGCGAAAAATAATGATGAAGACTGTATTGCACCACTCGCTCAAAACTAA
- a CDS encoding CAP domain-containing protein — translation MINKLMVGSLTVALLFGGAFQTTADASASENNTQNQSYQHKVYYSVNGGDWTEGSNEKFSNYLNKHFPQVNWNKQQENNSKQPKQDQSEKNGNAEQAKSKQETNKKQEEQTEQDKSEQDTNNQQEQETEQPEAQAPQQPAEQQNQQTQQNKQNQTQDSQQLSEFEQQVVELTNQEREAQGLEPLKIDTELSKVAREKSRDMAANNYFSHNSPNYGSPFDMMKEYGISYQTAGENIARGQTSPEQVVNGWMNSEGHRENILNENFTHIGVGYVEQGNHWTQQFIGK, via the coding sequence ATGATTAACAAATTGATGGTCGGATCACTGACCGTAGCGTTGTTATTCGGCGGAGCATTTCAAACAACTGCAGATGCTTCTGCGAGTGAAAATAATACTCAAAACCAATCTTATCAGCATAAAGTCTATTATTCTGTTAACGGGGGTGACTGGACTGAGGGTTCAAATGAGAAGTTCAGTAACTATTTAAATAAACACTTCCCGCAGGTTAATTGGAATAAACAGCAAGAGAATAATAGCAAACAGCCTAAACAGGATCAGTCTGAAAAGAATGGTAACGCTGAACAAGCTAAATCAAAGCAAGAAACAAACAAGAAACAAGAGGAACAAACTGAACAGGATAAATCAGAACAAGACACTAACAACCAGCAAGAGCAAGAAACTGAGCAGCCTGAAGCCCAGGCGCCACAGCAGCCGGCTGAACAGCAAAACCAGCAAACTCAACAAAATAAGCAAAATCAAACACAAGATTCACAACAACTGAGCGAATTTGAACAGCAAGTGGTGGAACTGACAAACCAAGAACGCGAAGCACAAGGGCTTGAACCGCTTAAAATTGATACGGAATTAAGCAAAGTGGCACGTGAGAAATCCCGTGACATGGCAGCAAACAACTATTTCTCTCACAACAGCCCGAACTACGGGTCACCATTTGATATGATGAAAGAGTATGGTATTTCTTATCAAACAGCAGGCGAAAATATTGCCAGAGGACAAACGTCTCCAGAGCAGGTTGTGAATGGCTGGATGAATAGTGAAGGTCATCGTGAAAACATCTTGAACGAGAACTTCACTCACATCGGCGTTGGCTATGTAGAACAAGGCAACCACTGGACACAGCAGTTTATTGGAAAATAA
- a CDS encoding DUF1428 family protein, giving the protein MYTLIYLYRVKLESIETFIDMNHQAGEIYMSHGSLEEKTYQAEDLSGHHNYKGLIEVIQKEDDEVIFLVQSVFRNKSHYNDVMDQVSIRSDIRVIRSELGHTTDLSNVITATFATDGK; this is encoded by the coding sequence ATGTATACGCTTATTTATCTGTATCGGGTTAAGCTGGAGAGCATTGAAACATTTATCGACATGAATCACCAGGCTGGCGAAATCTATATGTCACATGGATCGCTGGAAGAAAAAACCTATCAGGCTGAAGATCTCAGCGGCCATCATAACTATAAAGGTCTGATTGAAGTGATTCAAAAAGAAGATGATGAAGTGATTTTCCTGGTACAGTCTGTATTTCGGAACAAATCACACTACAATGATGTGATGGACCAAGTAAGCATTCGTTCCGATATCAGGGTGATCAGAAGTGAGCTGGGGCACACAACAGACCTGTCAAACGTTATCACCGCCACGTTTGCAACTGACGGGAAATAA
- a CDS encoding low molecular weight protein-tyrosine-phosphatase — MIRVLFVCLGNICRSPMAEAIFKDLVKREQLSDKIGTDSAGTGHWHVGESPHEGTRNLLDKQRISYEGIKARQFDARDFQDFNYLIAMDDENISSIRGISDKHDDIMVAKLMDFVDEAEEASVPDPYLTGNFDYTYELVSKGCSALLNYIRKENNI, encoded by the coding sequence ATGATACGCGTATTATTTGTATGTCTTGGGAATATTTGCCGTTCCCCGATGGCAGAAGCAATCTTCAAGGACTTGGTAAAACGGGAACAGCTTTCAGATAAAATCGGGACAGATTCTGCAGGTACAGGTCATTGGCACGTTGGTGAGTCGCCACATGAGGGGACAAGAAACCTGCTGGATAAACAGCGAATCTCGTATGAAGGCATAAAGGCTCGACAATTTGATGCCCGTGACTTCCAGGATTTTAATTATCTTATAGCGATGGATGATGAAAACATCAGTTCAATACGAGGGATAAGCGATAAGCATGATGATATCATGGTAGCCAAACTGATGGATTTTGTTGATGAAGCAGAAGAAGCCAGTGTCCCCGATCCTTATCTGACAGGCAATTTTGATTATACTTATGAGTTGGTGTCAAAAGGCTGCAGTGCCCTATTAAATTATATCAGGAAAGAAAACAACATATAA
- a CDS encoding MFS transporter: protein MNKRVYFLMIVAFVVGMVELLIGGILDLMAADLNVSLGQVGFLITIFSLIFAVGAPVLLILTSNVERKRLTLISLTIFFVGNLVTVFSPTYTVVFIGRIISALSGSLLIILCLTIAPSIVHPKYRGRAIGIVSMGVSASIVLGLPIGLLLGNAFGWRAPFVLVSVLTILSMAGVFFLMGRVEPKPSSPIKEQLATLKDRGIFFGQSITFLFLAGHTILYAYLTPFAKNVLGVDGTWVSIIYMIFGLAAVSGGGVGGFLSDTWGSKNTIMATTILFSLVMFTIPYTTFALPLFLLILVIWGMLSWTLAPATQSYLIGLSPETSDIQQSLNNSALHLGIAFGSFVGGIVIERVSVEQNATIGGLFVILSIVAALVSMYGQKRTANEKGLSH, encoded by the coding sequence ATGAATAAACGTGTCTACTTTTTAATGATTGTCGCATTTGTTGTCGGAATGGTTGAATTACTTATCGGGGGCATCCTGGATCTGATGGCAGCTGATTTGAATGTCAGCCTTGGCCAGGTTGGTTTTTTAATAACCATTTTCTCATTGATTTTTGCAGTTGGTGCCCCTGTCCTGCTTATTCTGACTTCGAACGTTGAACGCAAACGGCTGACACTGATTTCCTTGACTATATTTTTCGTGGGAAATTTAGTGACTGTGTTCAGCCCGACATATACGGTCGTATTTATTGGGAGAATCATTTCAGCGTTAAGCGGATCATTGTTGATTATATTATGTCTCACCATTGCACCATCGATTGTTCATCCAAAATACCGCGGGCGCGCTATTGGAATAGTTTCCATGGGAGTCAGCGCCTCTATTGTACTCGGTCTTCCCATTGGCCTGCTGCTGGGAAATGCATTTGGATGGCGTGCCCCATTTGTGCTGGTTTCAGTTTTGACTATCCTGTCGATGGCTGGAGTGTTTTTCCTGATGGGCCGTGTTGAACCAAAACCTTCCAGTCCAATCAAGGAGCAACTCGCAACACTGAAAGATCGGGGAATCTTTTTTGGTCAGTCCATCACCTTTCTGTTCCTGGCAGGTCATACAATCCTTTATGCCTATTTGACACCATTTGCCAAAAACGTCTTAGGAGTTGATGGCACATGGGTAAGTATTATTTACATGATCTTCGGACTTGCAGCCGTCAGCGGCGGTGGAGTGGGCGGTTTCCTTTCAGATACATGGGGATCAAAGAACACGATTATGGCAACAACCATTTTATTTTCACTGGTTATGTTTACGATTCCTTATACGACTTTTGCACTGCCATTATTTTTATTGATTCTGGTCATCTGGGGAATGCTGAGCTGGACATTAGCACCTGCTACCCAAAGCTATTTGATCGGCCTGTCTCCTGAAACGTCGGATATTCAACAGAGTCTGAATAACTCGGCACTTCATCTTGGTATCGCTTTTGGGTCATTTGTCGGCGGAATAGTTATTGAGCGTGTTTCGGTGGAACAAAATGCTACTATCGGCGGTTTGTTTGTCATTCTTTCAATCGTTGCAGCCCTGGTTTCAATGTATGGTCAGAAAAGAACGGCAAACGAAAAGGGACTGAGCCATTAA
- a CDS encoding glutaminase, with translation MVQGIANWNTEETEEWLQQYVDDWVAFYRKHTNDGEVASYIPELQKANPDALGIVIKGNNGITIRSGDTEDPFTLQSISKAITFAVACMERGVSYMLQQVDVEPTGEAFNSIMHLEMKQVKKPLNPFNNAGAITVTSALPGDTSDDKLEPVLKLLEDMLGNRPELNADVFKSERDSSTRNRAIGYYLLEVGFLESDLDITLETYFKQCSIDVTIDDLARIGMILANDGMDPKNGEEIIPRQIARITKVLMLTCGMYDASGKFATYVGIPAKSGVSGGILAAVPPRVRDESMPFTDGCGIGVYGPALGEEGNSVAGIRLLRHIATQWDLSIF, from the coding sequence ATGGTTCAGGGAATAGCGAATTGGAATACCGAAGAAACAGAGGAGTGGCTGCAGCAATATGTCGATGACTGGGTCGCTTTTTACAGGAAACATACGAATGACGGGGAGGTTGCTTCGTATATTCCGGAGCTGCAGAAAGCCAATCCGGATGCTTTAGGTATTGTAATTAAGGGCAATAACGGTATTACCATCCGTTCGGGCGATACAGAAGACCCGTTCACACTGCAAAGCATTTCCAAAGCCATCACATTTGCTGTGGCCTGCATGGAACGCGGTGTCTCGTATATGCTGCAGCAAGTCGATGTGGAGCCGACCGGAGAAGCATTTAATTCAATCATGCATTTGGAAATGAAGCAGGTCAAAAAACCGCTCAATCCATTTAATAATGCCGGAGCGATTACGGTAACATCGGCTTTGCCTGGAGATACATCGGATGATAAGCTTGAGCCTGTGCTGAAATTGCTTGAAGATATGCTTGGCAACCGTCCTGAATTAAATGCTGATGTTTTCAAGTCTGAGCGTGATTCTTCCACGCGCAATCGGGCAATCGGCTACTATTTGCTCGAAGTTGGTTTTCTGGAATCGGATTTGGATATTACGCTGGAAACGTATTTCAAGCAGTGTTCCATTGATGTAACCATTGACGATCTTGCCCGGATTGGCATGATCCTCGCCAATGATGGGATGGATCCGAAAAACGGTGAAGAAATCATTCCAAGACAGATTGCCCGGATCACCAAGGTGCTCATGCTGACATGCGGGATGTATGATGCATCAGGCAAATTCGCCACTTATGTCGGCATTCCGGCAAAAAGTGGTGTATCCGGCGGCATCCTGGCAGCTGTTCCACCACGGGTTCGGGATGAATCTATGCCCTTTACCGACGGCTGTGGCATCGGTGTTTACGGTCCGGCTCTAGGGGAAGAGGGAAACAGCGTGGCCGGCATTCGTCTGCTTAGGCATATTGCAACACAATGGGATTTGAGTATTTTTTAA
- the mreBH gene encoding rod-share determining protein MreBH, producing MLSTAEIGIDLGTANILIYSKSKGIVLNEPSVVAIDLNTKNVVAVGSEAKEMVGKTPANIVPIRPLKDGVIADYDVTAQMLKEFLKKVSKKMGLSMRKPTVVVCTPSGSTTVERRAIHNAVSSYGAKHVHLIEEPVAAAIGSDLPVDEPIANVIVDIGGGTSEVGIISFGGVVSVNSIRTGGDKMDEEIINYIRKKYNILIGERTAENIKMEIGHADENHEEESMDVRGRDMVTGLPKTVSVSSKEVYSALKESLDQILETIRSTLENCPPELSGDIVDRGIVLTGGGSMLNGLKDWLSQEIFVPVHIAPSPLESVAIGTGRSLKMISKLQKAAK from the coding sequence ATGTTATCTACTGCAGAAATCGGAATTGATTTAGGTACAGCGAATATACTGATTTATTCCAAATCAAAAGGAATCGTGTTAAACGAGCCATCTGTCGTGGCAATTGATTTGAATACCAAAAATGTCGTGGCGGTCGGTTCGGAAGCCAAAGAAATGGTCGGAAAAACCCCGGCGAATATTGTCCCAATCCGTCCTTTAAAAGATGGTGTTATCGCAGACTATGACGTGACCGCACAAATGCTAAAAGAATTTTTGAAAAAAGTGAGCAAGAAAATGGGCTTATCTATGCGTAAACCGACTGTAGTTGTGTGTACGCCATCCGGCAGCACAACCGTTGAACGGCGCGCTATCCATAATGCCGTCTCCAGCTATGGCGCAAAACATGTGCATTTGATTGAAGAACCGGTCGCAGCTGCCATCGGGTCAGATTTGCCTGTCGATGAGCCGATTGCAAATGTTATCGTTGATATTGGCGGCGGCACTTCCGAAGTCGGGATTATCTCATTCGGCGGCGTCGTATCCGTGAACTCTATCCGCACCGGCGGCGACAAAATGGATGAAGAAATTATCAACTATATCCGGAAAAAATATAATATCTTAATCGGTGAACGTACTGCAGAAAACATTAAAATGGAAATTGGGCATGCAGACGAAAATCATGAAGAAGAATCAATGGATGTCCGTGGCCGTGACATGGTAACTGGCTTGCCTAAAACGGTATCAGTTTCATCAAAGGAAGTTTATTCTGCGTTGAAAGAATCACTCGATCAGATTTTGGAAACAATCCGGTCAACGCTGGAAAATTGTCCGCCTGAATTGAGCGGTGATATTGTAGACCGCGGTATCGTTCTGACCGGCGGCGGCTCAATGTTAAACGGTCTCAAGGACTGGCTGTCACAGGAAATTTTCGTTCCTGTCCATATTGCACCGAGCCCGCTGGAATCTGTTGCAATCGGAACAGGCCGCTCATTGAAAATGATCTCGAAGCTCCAAAAAGCTGCAAAATAA
- a CDS encoding YihY/virulence factor BrkB family protein has product MWKKTVGFGKELFQRISNDDIAGVAAQLAYFLLLSLFPFLLFLMTLLGYLPLDSGNVTGFIERYAPGEINELINENVSELVNNQSGSLLSIGIIGTLWAASNGVNAIMKGFNRAYKVEEDRSFIVMRLIAIALTIAMVLVISIAFLLPVFGKMIGEFIFSFIGMSDSFLAVWDTLRWGVSSVVIYIVLLALYRLAPNMRIYFKNVAWGALFATMGWQLASLGFSFYVNSMGDYSATYGSLGTVIVLMIWFYLSGIIIMIGGVINAMLREKRLT; this is encoded by the coding sequence ATGTGGAAAAAAACGGTAGGGTTTGGCAAAGAGTTATTTCAGCGTATAAGTAACGATGATATTGCAGGAGTGGCAGCACAGCTTGCCTATTTCTTGTTGCTGTCATTGTTCCCATTCCTGCTTTTTTTGATGACCTTGCTTGGTTACCTGCCACTGGATTCGGGCAATGTGACCGGCTTTATTGAACGGTATGCGCCCGGTGAAATAAACGAACTGATTAATGAGAATGTATCAGAGCTTGTCAATAATCAGAGCGGCTCTTTATTGTCAATTGGGATCATTGGTACATTATGGGCCGCTTCCAATGGTGTAAATGCTATCATGAAGGGGTTCAACCGTGCCTATAAGGTTGAGGAAGATCGTTCATTCATCGTTATGCGGCTGATTGCAATTGCACTGACTATCGCAATGGTTCTTGTCATTTCGATCGCTTTTCTGCTTCCGGTATTCGGAAAAATGATTGGAGAATTTATCTTTTCATTCATCGGTATGTCAGATAGCTTTTTGGCCGTTTGGGATACATTGCGCTGGGGCGTTTCATCTGTGGTTATTTATATCGTGCTCCTCGCGCTTTACAGATTGGCCCCCAACATGCGTATTTACTTCAAAAATGTTGCATGGGGCGCGCTGTTTGCGACGATGGGCTGGCAGCTTGCCTCGTTGGGTTTTTCATTTTATGTCAACTCAATGGGTGATTACTCAGCCACATACGGGAGCCTGGGTACCGTCATTGTCCTGATGATTTGGTTTTATTTAAGTGGTATTATTATTATGATTGGCGGAGTTATAAACGCCATGCTCCGTGAAAAAAGATTAACATAA
- a CDS encoding MFS transporter has product MVSAQTRFYILIALVFVSGFSQGMILPLLSIILEQDGVSSSVNGLHATGLYIGILIASPFMEKPMRRFGFKPVIVAGGMLVFISLALFPFWQALWFWFILRVIIGIGDNMLHFATQTWITTTSPIEKRGKNISFYGLSFGLGFTVGPLMTRLLEINQALPFLVSAFLSMLVWSMTFFIRNKMPEDDDVHSRSSSSSITRFIQTGKLAWVAILPAFGYGFLEATLHGIFPIYGLRIGHDVNILSLIIPFFAGASIVTQIPLGILSDRVGRRKILLTVIGGGILAFLFAASFEESAAALFISFAVSGMLVGSLYSLSIAYMTDMVPASLLPAGNLMTGIAFSFGSLTGPYLGGLFIDLFPEVSFFFCIILMLIILFAVIFFKKDTRPEPNYK; this is encoded by the coding sequence ATGGTATCTGCTCAAACAAGATTTTACATTTTAATTGCACTCGTTTTCGTATCCGGATTCTCTCAAGGTATGATCCTTCCATTACTGTCAATTATTCTTGAGCAAGATGGGGTATCCTCTTCTGTCAACGGACTTCATGCGACCGGGTTGTACATTGGCATATTGATTGCGTCGCCTTTCATGGAAAAACCAATGCGCCGCTTCGGCTTCAAACCGGTAATTGTTGCCGGCGGAATGCTTGTCTTTATTTCCCTGGCTTTATTTCCGTTCTGGCAGGCTTTATGGTTCTGGTTTATTCTGCGTGTCATCATCGGAATCGGTGATAATATGCTCCATTTCGCCACGCAAACGTGGATCACCACTACCAGTCCTATCGAAAAACGCGGGAAAAATATTTCATTCTATGGATTATCATTCGGTCTCGGTTTTACAGTCGGGCCGCTGATGACCCGGCTATTGGAGATTAATCAGGCTTTGCCGTTTCTCGTATCGGCGTTTTTGAGCATGCTCGTCTGGTCAATGACGTTTTTCATCCGAAATAAAATGCCTGAGGATGATGATGTTCACTCCCGCAGCAGTTCAAGTTCAATTACACGGTTCATACAAACCGGAAAGCTTGCTTGGGTGGCGATACTTCCGGCATTTGGGTATGGTTTTCTGGAAGCGACATTGCACGGGATTTTCCCGATTTATGGTCTCAGAATCGGCCATGATGTAAATATCCTGTCGTTAATTATTCCTTTTTTTGCAGGGGCAAGCATTGTTACACAAATTCCTTTAGGTATATTAAGTGACCGTGTCGGCAGACGTAAAATTCTGCTCACTGTGATTGGAGGCGGCATTCTCGCTTTTCTGTTTGCGGCTTCATTTGAAGAATCCGCCGCAGCACTGTTTATTTCGTTTGCCGTCTCCGGTATGCTCGTCGGTTCCCTGTATTCACTGAGCATTGCTTACATGACCGATATGGTGCCGGCTTCACTTTTACCTGCAGGCAACCTGATGACAGGGATAGCATTTAGTTTCGGAAGCTTGACCGGCCCGTATCTCGGCGGTTTATTTATTGACCTGTTTCCTGAGGTTTCCTTTTTCTTTTGTATTATTTTGATGCTCATCATATTGTTTGCAGTCATCTTTTTCAAAAAAGATACACGGCCAGAGCCGAATTATAAGTAA